In the Pectinatus sottacetonis genome, GCCAAGGAAGCTGACTATGCTATTCTTGAAAGTGATTTGCCGCGTATATTTGAGGAATATGACCATCTAGTAGAGGCCTATTTGGATTATCGTCATAAGGGAAAAGGGTTTTTCTTCTTCCATTTTAATATTGATTTGAATAAAGGGCCATGTGTTGTGAAAAAGCTCAGTGGCTGCGGGGCAGGACATGAATATTACGCTGTTGCCGCCAATGGAGATATGTACCCTTGCCATCAGTTTGTCGGCAGAAAAAAATATCTGTTGGGAAATGTCTTTGAAGGAGTAAAAAACACAAAACTGCCTGCATACTTTAGAAATTGTCATGTACTAAATAAGGAAAAATGCCGCGAATGCTGGGCAAGATTCTTCTGCAGCGGCGGCTGCCATGCAAATGCAGATCTATTCAATAATGATATATATAAACCATATGAAATAGGCTGTGAGCTACAAAAAAAGAGATTGGAATCTGCTATAGTAGTTCAGTCTATCATGGCGTTAGAAGATAAATGATAACCCGCCAAATATAAATTTTCAGTAAATATTTGTATTTTTTAGTTTATAAAAATCGTAGAATAGTTTTATTTAAAGGGTGTCTTTATTTAGAGAAAATTATTTTTTCATCTGAATAAGGACTCCTTTTTGAAATAAAATACAAATTGTAATTATCAAAAAGTTATAATATTTTCACTATAGGGAGATAATGCTCTATTTGTAAGCAAAACCGTTGACAAATAATGTGTTTTTATTGTATCATAATCACTGTAAGGTTATTTAATAGGTTCAATAATAAATATTAGTCGTTTGCCTGGGTAAAGCTGCTGATCGCCTTTTAGCAGTAGGGTTATTCAGTCAACATATTCTGGAAATTTCCAGAAAACTTTTTAATTTTTTTAGGGGGTATTTTTACAATGGCAGTTAAAGTTGCTATTAATGGTTTTGGTCGTATTGGTCGTCTTGCTTTCAGACAGATGTTTGATGCAGAAGGATATGATGTTGTTGCTATCAACGATTTGACAAGTCCTAAAATGCTTGCTCATCTTTTAAAGTATGATTCCACACAGGGAAGATACAAATATGCTGATTCTGTAAAAGCAGGCGAAGATTCCATTACAGTAAATAGTAAAAAAATCACAATTTATGCTAAACCAAATCCTGAAGAATTACCTTGGGGTAAACTCGATGTAGACGTAGTTCTTGAATGCACAGGTTTCTTTGCATCCAAGGAAAAAGCTTCTGCTCATATCAAAGCAGGTGCTAAGAAAGTTGTTATTTCTGCTCCGGCAGGTGATGATCTTCCTACTATCGTCTATAATGTAAACCACAAAACTTTAAAATCGAGTGATACTGTTATTTCTGCAGCTTCTTGTACAACAAACTGCTTAGCTCCTATGGCTGATGCATTAAACAAATTAGCTCCTGTTCAGAGTGGTATTATGACAACAGTTCATGCATATACTGGCGATCAGATGACTCTTGATGGTCCTCAGCGCAAGGGTAACCTTCGTCGTTCCCGTGCAGCTGCTGTTAACATTGTTCCTGCAAGTTCAGGTGCAGCAAAAGCTATTGGCCTTGTAATTCCAGAATTGAACGGTAAATTAATCGGTTCCGCACAACGTGTTCCTACACCTACAGGTTCTACTACTATTTTAGTAGCGGTAGTAAAAGGCAAAGTAACTGTTGACGAAATCAATAAAGCTATGAAGGCTGCTGAAACTGAATCCTTCGGTTATAATGAAGAAGAAATCGTATCCAGCGATGTTATCGGCATGAGATATGGTTCATTATTTGATGCAACACAAACAATGGTTGTTGCTATGGAAAATGGCAATACTCAAGTTCAGATTGTTTCATGGTATGACAATGAAAATAGTTATACCAGTCAAATGGTTCGTACAATAAAATACTTTGCTGAACTGAAGTAATATTGTTCGGCCTTATGCCTAATAAGGTCCGGCCTTAATAGGCCGGGCCTATTTTATAATTAGCGGAGGATTACTATGAACAAAAAAACAATAAGAGATATTGATGTAAATGGTAAAAAAGTATTTATTCGTGTGGACTTTAATGTTCCCATGGATGAAAACCAAAACATTACTAATGACAAAAGAATCAGAGCAACTCTGCCTACATTGAATTATCTTTTGGACCATAATGCAGCACTTATTCTGGCCTGTCATGTAGGGCGTCCAAAAGGTGAAAGAGTGCCTGAGTTATCCGTTAAACCTATTGTAAAAAGGCTTTCTGAACTTTTAGGCAAAGATGTAAAATATGCTGAAGACTGCATAGGAGAACCAGCAAAAAAAGCAGCAGCAGCTTTAAAACCTGGGGAAGTGCTTTTACTAGAAAATCTTCGTTATCACAATGAAGAAACTAAAAATGATCCTAAATTCGCTAAAGAATTGGCTTCATTGGCTGATATAGCGGTAGATGATGCTTTCGGTGTATCTCATAGAGCACATGCTTCTAACGTTGGTATTGCAAAATATATTGAAGTTGTAAGTGGTTTTCTCGTTGAAAAAGAAATTAAATTTATCGGGCAGGCTCTTGCTGCTCCTAAACATCCATTTGTAGCTATAATTGGTGGGGCAAAAGTATCTGATAAAATTGGTGTTATTTCTAATATGATTGAAAAAGTTGATACTATCATAATTGGTGGTGGCATGGCATATACTTTTCTAAAATCTGAAGGCTATAATATTGGCACTTCTCTTTGTGAAGATGATAAACTCGATTTAGCAAAAGAATTGTTGGCGAAAGCTAAGGCTAAAAGTGTAAAAGTAATATTACCAGTAGATATAATGATTGCTGATAAATTCGCAGCAGATGCTAATCATAAAGTAGTTGCAGCAGATAAAATCGAAGATGGCTGGATGGGACTCGACTGCGGTCCAGAAACAGCAAAAATCAATGCGGAAGCATTAAAAAATGCTAAGACTATTGTATGGAATGGACCTATGGGGGTATTCGAATTTGATGCTTTTGCCAAAGGAACTGAAGCAGTTGCAAAGGCAGTAGCAGATTCTGATGCCATCAGTATCGTCGGTGGTGGTGATTCTATAGCTGCTTTGAAGAAAACCGGTCTTTCTGATAAAATAAGCCATATTTCTACTGGCGGCGGTGCTACATTAGAATTTCTGGAAGGAAAAACCATGCCTGGCATTGAAGCCATCGCAAATCGTTAATTCAGCATGAAATAAACTTATATTCTTGTTATTTTCTGGGATAAAAGATTGGCTGACTTATATTTGGCGTTGTTTTAATTATCATTTAATTTTATTAAAGAAGGTTTGGGCTTACTTTTTATCACGTAGTTAATAATATTCCGTCAATATATACAATAAGTATACAAAATAAGAAAAGGTGGTTTTTTATTATGCGTAAACCTGTTATTGCGGGCAATTGGAAAATGAACAATACTATTGCTGCTGGAACGAAATTAGTAAAAGATTTAGTTCCATTAGTAAAAGACAATAATAAAGTTGAAATAGTGGTATGTCCCACTTTCACAGCTTTATCTGCTGTAGCTGAGGCTACTAAGGGGACTAATATTCATGTTGGAGCTCAAAATGTACATTGGGAAAAAAGCGGTGCTTTTACCGGAGAAATTTCTACTGACATGCTTAAAGAAATTGGTGTAGAATATGTTGTTCTCGGTCATTCTGAACGCCGAGAATATTTTGGTGAAACTAATGAAGGTGTAAATAAACGTGCTAAAGCTGCTCTCGCCGCAGGACTTATTCCTATTATCTGTTGTGGAGAAACTTTGGAAATTCGTGAAGCTGGGACAACCAACACTTTTGTCAAAGGACAAATTGAAGCAGCTCTTGACGGAATGTGTACTGCCGATGTAGAAAAAGTTATTATTGCCTATGAACCTATATGGGCAATTGGAACAGGTAAAACGGCTACATTTGAACAAGCTGAAGAAGTTTGTTCAGTTATTCGTGAAGCAGTTGCAGCTAAGTTTAACCAGGCTACTGCAGATAAAGTTCGTATTCAGTATGGTGGCAGTGTAAAACCTAATACTATTGATGGATTAATGAAAAAACCAAATGTTGATGGAGCATTGGTGGGCGGTGCATCATTAAAAGCACCTGACTTTGCACGTATTGCAAATTTTAATTAATTAAGAGGTTATTTATACATGTCAAAACTCAAAAATCCGGTTGCTCTTATTATAATGGACGGATGGGGAATCGGTGATACCGATGACCAGAATAATGCCGTAATGAAAGGTAAAACTCCTGTAATTAACGGGCTTTTAAAAAAGTATCCGTATACTAAACTACAGTGTTCCGGTGAAGCTGTGGGACTTCCTGACGGGCAAATGGGAAATTCAGAAGTCGGGCATACAAATATAGGTGCAGGCCGTATTGTTTACCAGGAACTTACCCGTATAACAAAAGCTATTCGAGAAAAAACTTTTTTCGAAAATCCTGCGTTTTTATCTGTTATCAACCAGGTAAAACAAGCTAATGGAGCACTGCATTTAATGGGGCT is a window encoding:
- the gap gene encoding type I glyceraldehyde-3-phosphate dehydrogenase, which produces MAVKVAINGFGRIGRLAFRQMFDAEGYDVVAINDLTSPKMLAHLLKYDSTQGRYKYADSVKAGEDSITVNSKKITIYAKPNPEELPWGKLDVDVVLECTGFFASKEKASAHIKAGAKKVVISAPAGDDLPTIVYNVNHKTLKSSDTVISAASCTTNCLAPMADALNKLAPVQSGIMTTVHAYTGDQMTLDGPQRKGNLRRSRAAAVNIVPASSGAAKAIGLVIPELNGKLIGSAQRVPTPTGSTTILVAVVKGKVTVDEINKAMKAAETESFGYNEEEIVSSDVIGMRYGSLFDATQTMVVAMENGNTQVQIVSWYDNENSYTSQMVRTIKYFAELK
- a CDS encoding phosphoglycerate kinase; this translates as MNKKTIRDIDVNGKKVFIRVDFNVPMDENQNITNDKRIRATLPTLNYLLDHNAALILACHVGRPKGERVPELSVKPIVKRLSELLGKDVKYAEDCIGEPAKKAAAALKPGEVLLLENLRYHNEETKNDPKFAKELASLADIAVDDAFGVSHRAHASNVGIAKYIEVVSGFLVEKEIKFIGQALAAPKHPFVAIIGGAKVSDKIGVISNMIEKVDTIIIGGGMAYTFLKSEGYNIGTSLCEDDKLDLAKELLAKAKAKSVKVILPVDIMIADKFAADANHKVVAADKIEDGWMGLDCGPETAKINAEALKNAKTIVWNGPMGVFEFDAFAKGTEAVAKAVADSDAISIVGGGDSIAALKKTGLSDKISHISTGGGATLEFLEGKTMPGIEAIANR
- the tpiA gene encoding triose-phosphate isomerase — its product is MRKPVIAGNWKMNNTIAAGTKLVKDLVPLVKDNNKVEIVVCPTFTALSAVAEATKGTNIHVGAQNVHWEKSGAFTGEISTDMLKEIGVEYVVLGHSERREYFGETNEGVNKRAKAALAAGLIPIICCGETLEIREAGTTNTFVKGQIEAALDGMCTADVEKVIIAYEPIWAIGTGKTATFEQAEEVCSVIREAVAAKFNQATADKVRIQYGGSVKPNTIDGLMKKPNVDGALVGGASLKAPDFARIANFN